The Brassica oleracea var. oleracea cultivar TO1000 chromosome C6, BOL, whole genome shotgun sequence genome includes a region encoding these proteins:
- the LOC106300971 gene encoding chloroplastic group IIB intron splicing facilitator CRS2-A, chloroplastic: MTLSTYTANSSPFSVSAMLSASSPPITSLLYPKAFKFGQSKSKSKRIFSLRASSLPVYDTKLKVEYTPWLIVGLGNPGTKYYGTRHNIGFEMIDHIARTADISMNTIQSKGLVGIGAVGEVPILLVKPQTYMNFSGESVGPLAAYYQVPLHHILMIYDDMGLPNGVLRLQPKGGHSHHNGLKNVTEHLNGCRSFPRLSIGIGNPPGSMDMKAFLLQKFSRSERKQIDAGMEQGVDAVKTLVEYGFNDAISRFNLGQKYKFHTI, translated from the exons ATGACCTTATCCACTTACACTGCAAACTCGTCGCCTTTTTCTGTTTCAGCGATGCTTTCTGCGTCATCTCCTCCGATTACATCTCTTCTCTACCCAAAAGCTTTTAAATTTGGCCAATCAAAATCGAAATCCAAAAGAATATTCTCTCTTCGTGCTTCCTCGTTGCCTGTTTATGATACCAAGCTTAAAGTTGAGTACACACCATGGCTTATCGTGGGACTTGGTAACCCTGGAACAAAGTACTACGGAACAAGACACAAT ATTGGTTTTGAGATGATTGATCATATAGCTCGAACGGCAGACATTTCCATGAACACAATTCAGTCCAAGGGTTTGGTCGGAATAGGTGCGGTTGGAGAAGTACCGATTCTGTTGGTTAAACCTCAAACTTACATGAATTTTAGTGGTGAATCG GTTGGGCCATTAGCTGCTTATTATCAAGTACCCTTACACCACATTCTGATG ATATATGATGACATGGGTTTGCCTAATGGTGTCTTGAGGCTTCAACCAAAAGGAGGACATAGCCACCACAACGG GTTGAAGAATGTGACAGAACATCTAAATGGATGTCGTAGCTTCCCCCGCTTATCAATTG GAATTGGGAATCCACCGGGGAGCATGGACATGAAAGCGTTTCTTCTCCAGAAATTCAGCCGCTCGGAGCGTAAACAA ATTGATGCGGGGATGGAACAAGGTGTTGATGCCGTGAAGACGCTCGTTGAATATGGATTCAACGATGCAATATCTCGATTCAATTTGGGGCAGAAATACAAGTTCCACACAATTTGA
- the LOC106300970 gene encoding uncharacterized protein LOC106300970, translating into MATSSLVSFLCLSSPKTKFRPMAALNKSSRTYELKKGQTRLYHKLPSGLKMEVIEQRKEKDERRRRSEKENPPLVFVHGSYHAAWCWAEHWLPFFSSSGFDSYAISLLGQGESDEPLGTVAGTLETHASDIANFIESNLSSSPPPVVIGHSFGGLIVQYYLANISNKQPLVTEATNAYPDISGAVLVCSVPPSGNSGLVLRYLFTKPVAAFKVTLSLAAKRFQTSIPLCRETFFSSAMDDHLVQRYQDLMKESSRMPLFDLKKLNASLPVPKPKENSTNVLVLGAKDDFIVDDEGLKETGRFYDAEPVCIEGVAHDMMLDCSWEEGAEVLLYWLSKPRNLPA; encoded by the exons ATGGCTACTTCTTCTCTTGTCTCTTTCCTATGCCTCTCCTCTCCCAAAACGAAATTCAGGCCAATGGCAGCTCTCAACAAATCCTCCAGAACATATGAGCTGAAGAAGGGGCAGACCCGTCTTTACCATAAGCTTCCCTCTGGTCTAAAAATGGAGGTCATCGAGCAAAGAAAAGAGAAAGACGAAAGAAGAAGAAGAAGCGAGAAAGAGAACCCACCATTGGTTTTTGTTCATGGAAGCTACCACGCAGCTTGGTGCTGGGCTGAGCATTGGTTACCTTTCTTCTCTTCTTCTGGGTTTGATTCTTATGCCATCAGCTTATTAGGTCAG GGTGAAAGTGATGAGCCTTTGGGAACAGTTGCTGGAACACTTGAG ACGCACGCAAGTGATATTGCGAACTTCATCGAGTCAAACCTTAGCTCTTCGCCTCCTCCTGTTGTTATCGGTCATTCTTTTGGAGGGCTCATTGTTCAATATTACTTGGCAAATATCTCAAATAAACAGCCGTTAG TTACTGAAGCTACAAATGCATATCCAGACATTTCAGGGGCTGTACTAGTTTGTTCCGTGCCACCTTCGGGTAATAG CGGGTTAGTGTTGCGCTATCTCTTTACTAAACCCGTAGCAGCCTTTAAG GTAACTCTCAGTTTAGCCGCTAAGCGTTTTCAGACATCTATTCCTCTTTGTCGGGAAACATTCTTCTCTTCAGCCATGGATGATCACCTAGTGCAGCG TTACCAGGATCTGATGAAAGAGAGTTCAAGGATGCCATTGTTTGATCTCAAAAAGCTAAACGCATCACTTCCGGTACCAAAACCAAAGGAAAATTCGACAAACGTTCTGGTTTTAGGTGCCAAAGATGATTTCATAGTG GACGACGAAGGACTGAAGGAAACCGGGCGGTTTTATGATGCCGAGCCGGTTTGTATTGAAGGTGTTGCTCATGATATGATGCTTGACTGTTCATGGGAGGAAGGTGCCGAGGTTCTTTTGTATTGGCTATCTAAGCCGAGAAATCTACCTGCTTAA